AGAAGACTGCCTTCGCTTGCGCAGGAGCGCGAGGGATGTCCGGGCCGGCGCCCCCGCGCCCTCGGCTCCGGCGCAGAAGAACCCTGAGTGATTCTTGTCGAATTGCGGTATACTCGACGCCCGAAAGCGGGCGTCCACCTCCGGCCCCTCACCATTCGAGGCCCTCATGGTCGATAACTCTCGCGCTTCGTCCCGCGGTTCTTCGGTCGGCGACCTCGCCGCGGGGATCGATTGGTTCGGCCACTCTTCCTTCCGCGTGCGCGGATCGCGGACGGTCTACATCGATCCGTGGCGGATCGGGCCGGGGCCGCACGCGCCGGCCGATCTCGTTCTCATCACGCATCCGCACGCGGACCATTGCTCGCCGTCCGACCTCGTCCGGCTTCCCGGAATCGAGAACGCGGAGATCGTGACGGTCGCGGATGCGTCGCGGAAGCTCGCGCGCTCCTGCAAGGTGATCGAGCCGGGGGATCGGATTACGGTGCGCGGGCTCGACATCGCCGCCGTCCCCGCGTATAACCTCGACAAGCCTCATCATCCGAGATCGAACCGATGGATCGGATTTCTCGTCGAGATGGACGGCCGAACGATCTATCACGCGGGAGATACCGATCGGATCCCCGAGATGAAGGGTCTCGCATGCGACGTCGCTCTTCTCCCGGTGAGCGGCGTGTACGTGATGAACGCGGAGGAGGCGGCGCTCGCCGCGGGAGATCTCAAGGCGCGCCTCGCGATCCCGATGCAC
This genomic interval from Candidatus Eisenbacteria bacterium contains the following:
- a CDS encoding MBL fold metallo-hydrolase → MVDNSRASSRGSSVGDLAAGIDWFGHSSFRVRGSRTVYIDPWRIGPGPHAPADLVLITHPHADHCSPSDLVRLPGIENAEIVTVADASRKLARSCKVIEPGDRITVRGLDIAAVPAYNLDKPHHPRSNRWIGFLVEMDGRTIYHAGDTDRIPEMKGLACDVALLPVSGVYVMNAEEAALAAGDLKARLAIPMHHGSLVGNDSDAKRFADRCPIPTMLLTSAARGSPHG